The following proteins are encoded in a genomic region of Chroogloeocystis siderophila 5.2 s.c.1:
- a CDS encoding EAL domain-containing protein, with protein sequence MSSSRWHSSTTQANSSPQSKNCLNQLGTQAKRADDNKSGLNKPVQRKSCSLRWQARILFCSAITTLATVLYATAATILLRSLENVEIEDTYQNVEGFLDTFAQSQADFSLRVTDWAMWDDTYQFVQDSNREYIEVNITPESIQNVQINAAVFLNSKNHIVYSAEFDLTTNQKIGIPKTLNQYIASHQHLLQHSNVNSSISGVVALPQGPMLIASRPVINSKGEEPIRGTLIFGRYLDTTKIATLAKKSRLNLTLHSLSQTLPPDFQIALASLSPTQRVFIRPLSDRLIAGYILLTDIDNKPVAILRTDKSRTIYQQGVNSLHYLLVLLVLIGFIFTGVTLPLLDRLILLRFERQEREERYRAVVTQAFEGIFLVDAQSKIILEANVALQALLDYSENEILQLTLYDIIVGDREQIDTDLQQILAKDHNVTREYKYQRQDGSLVDVEASAIQIFYNEKDAFCIVVRNITDRKKVEIALRESEQRLSWQASHDSLTGLVNRREFEQCLVNALNSAKNKGINHVLCYLDVDQFKIINDTCGHVAGDHLLRQVSTLFQNRLRKTDILARLGGDEFGIIFYQCSLEQATRITEALRQQLNDFPFVWKEKVFSVSASIGLVAINADTPDLGSVLSAADAACYAAKNKGRNRINVYRQNDREIAQQRGEMQWVSQIPKALEENRFCLFYQEIASLIGENHQQHYEILLRLKDENGQIVPPMAFIPAAERYNLMHLIDRWVISTLFAHLARSQAEENTIYAVNLSGASINDDSFVDFVQAQFAYYQIPPSSICFEITETLAIANLSQAVGFIQKLKNLGCYFALDDFGSGMSSFAYLKSLPVDYLKIDGSLVKDIVQDAIAYSMVEAISRIATVMELQTIAEFVENEAIQEKLRKLPVDYAQGYGIAKPKPLIDSRGQG encoded by the coding sequence ATGTCCTCTTCTCGCTGGCATTCCTCGACAACACAAGCGAATTCAAGTCCTCAATCGAAAAATTGTTTGAATCAATTAGGGACGCAAGCAAAACGGGCAGATGATAACAAGAGTGGCTTAAATAAGCCTGTACAACGTAAATCTTGTAGTTTACGGTGGCAAGCAAGAATCTTATTTTGTAGTGCGATCACAACTTTAGCAACTGTATTATATGCTACTGCCGCCACTATTTTACTGAGAAGCTTGGAGAATGTTGAAATTGAAGATACCTACCAAAACGTTGAAGGATTTTTAGATACTTTTGCGCAATCGCAGGCAGATTTTAGCCTACGCGTAACCGACTGGGCAATGTGGGATGACACGTATCAATTCGTGCAAGATAGTAATAGAGAATACATTGAAGTTAATATCACTCCAGAATCAATCCAAAATGTTCAGATTAACGCCGCAGTCTTTCTTAATTCTAAAAATCACATTGTTTATAGCGCAGAATTTGATTTAACAACAAATCAAAAAATAGGCATACCAAAAACATTAAATCAGTATATTGCAAGTCACCAGCACTTGTTACAACACTCTAACGTTAATAGTAGTATATCGGGAGTCGTTGCTCTACCTCAAGGCCCAATGCTGATTGCTTCGCGACCGGTTATCAATAGTAAAGGTGAAGAACCAATTCGCGGAACATTAATCTTTGGGCGCTATCTTGATACAACAAAAATTGCAACCTTAGCGAAAAAAAGCCGTTTAAACCTCACATTACATAGCCTAAGTCAGACACTACCGCCAGATTTTCAGATAGCTTTAGCATCACTCTCGCCAACGCAAAGAGTTTTTATTCGCCCCCTTAGCGATCGCCTAATTGCTGGTTATATTCTACTGACAGATATCGACAATAAGCCTGTAGCAATTTTACGTACAGATAAATCTCGCACGATCTACCAGCAAGGCGTTAACAGTTTACACTATCTTTTAGTATTATTAGTGTTAATTGGATTCATTTTTACTGGCGTAACATTACCCTTATTAGACCGCTTAATTTTATTAAGATTTGAACGACAAGAACGCGAAGAACGTTATCGCGCAGTTGTAACGCAAGCTTTTGAAGGTATTTTTTTAGTAGATGCCCAAAGTAAAATTATACTAGAAGCCAATGTAGCGTTACAAGCTTTATTGGATTATAGTGAAAATGAAATTTTACAACTTACACTGTATGATATTATAGTTGGCGATCGCGAGCAGATTGATACCGATCTTCAACAAATTTTAGCAAAAGACCATAATGTCACGCGCGAATACAAATATCAGCGCCAGGATGGTTCTTTAGTTGATGTTGAAGCAAGTGCAATTCAAATTTTTTATAACGAAAAAGATGCTTTTTGTATTGTAGTAAGAAATATTACTGACCGTAAGAAAGTTGAGATAGCCCTGCGCGAAAGCGAACAACGTCTATCTTGGCAAGCAAGTCATGATTCGCTAACTGGGCTAGTCAATCGTCGCGAATTTGAGCAATGTTTGGTAAATGCTTTAAATAGTGCAAAAAATAAAGGTATAAACCATGTATTGTGTTATTTAGATGTCGATCAATTTAAAATTATTAATGATACTTGTGGTCATGTAGCGGGAGATCACTTGCTACGCCAAGTCAGTACTTTATTTCAAAATCGATTACGTAAAACGGATATTTTAGCACGTTTAGGCGGCGATGAGTTTGGCATCATTTTTTATCAATGTTCTTTGGAACAAGCTACTCGAATTACCGAAGCCCTACGACAACAACTGAATGATTTCCCATTTGTATGGAAAGAGAAAGTTTTTTCAGTTAGTGCGAGTATTGGGCTTGTTGCTATTAATGCAGATACTCCTGACTTAGGTAGCGTTTTAAGCGCTGCGGATGCGGCTTGTTATGCAGCGAAAAATAAAGGGCGCAATCGAATTAATGTTTATCGACAGAACGATCGCGAAATAGCCCAGCAACGAGGCGAGATGCAATGGGTATCGCAAATTCCTAAAGCATTGGAAGAAAATCGCTTCTGTTTATTTTATCAAGAAATTGCCTCATTAATCGGGGAAAACCATCAACAACATTACGAAATTCTATTGCGTTTAAAAGATGAGAATGGTCAAATTGTCCCGCCAATGGCTTTCATTCCAGCGGCTGAACGTTATAACTTAATGCATCTGATTGATCGTTGGGTAATTTCTACGTTGTTTGCACACCTAGCACGATCGCAAGCCGAAGAGAATACAATTTACGCGGTGAATCTTTCGGGTGCAAGTATCAATGATGACAGTTTTGTTGATTTTGTGCAAGCTCAATTTGCATACTATCAAATTCCACCATCAAGTATTTGTTTTGAAATAACCGAAACATTAGCGATCGCTAATTTAAGTCAAGCAGTGGGATTTATTCAAAAACTGAAAAATCTTGGATGCTATTTTGCCTTAGATGATTTTGGAAGCGGAATGTCTTCGTTTGCGTATTTAAAAAGCTTACCAGTTGATTACCTAAAGATTGATGGTTCTTTAGTAAAAGATATTGTCCAAGATGCGATCGCCTACAGTATGGTAGAAGCAATTAGCCGCATTGCGACAGTCATGGAACTACAAACAATCGCAGAATTTGTTGAAAACGAAGCTATTCAAGAAAAGCTGCGAAAATTGCCCGTAGATTATGCGCAAGGATACGGAATTGCTAAACCCAAACCGTTAATTGATAGCAGAGGTCAGGGATAA
- a CDS encoding molybdenum cofactor guanylyltransferase yields the protein MTFSNAIHSLSAIVLAGGKSSRMGEDKALLPVQGVPLLKRVCDVASSLCNLVYIITPTPEKYQHLSLNNCQFVREVPLSQENLSTPTSTKVTLPLPHGPLVGFAQGLAVVQTDWVLLLACDLPKLQIEVLQNWVEELENVPEDAIAALPCHDKGWDPLCGFYPRSCFPVLNAFITQGGRSFQSWLAQHPVHILSLPSTEMLFNCNTPEDLALVDDTR from the coding sequence ATGACATTTTCAAACGCGATACACTCGCTTAGTGCGATAGTCTTAGCTGGTGGGAAAAGTTCGCGGATGGGCGAAGATAAAGCTTTGCTACCAGTCCAAGGAGTCCCACTGTTAAAACGCGTGTGTGATGTCGCTAGCAGCTTATGCAATTTAGTTTACATTATCACGCCTACACCTGAGAAATATCAACACTTATCTCTGAACAATTGCCAATTTGTGCGTGAAGTTCCACTTTCGCAAGAAAATCTAAGTACACCAACTTCAACCAAGGTCACTTTACCTTTACCACATGGTCCATTAGTTGGTTTTGCGCAAGGACTTGCGGTGGTGCAAACCGATTGGGTATTATTACTTGCTTGCGATTTACCAAAACTGCAAATAGAGGTACTGCAAAATTGGGTAGAAGAGTTAGAAAATGTTCCTGAAGATGCGATCGCTGCTTTACCGTGTCACGACAAGGGTTGGGACCCGTTGTGTGGCTTCTACCCCCGTAGTTGTTTCCCTGTATTGAATGCTTTTATTACCCAAGGCGGGCGGTCGTTTCAATCTTGGCTTGCACAACACCCCGTACACATTTTATCGTTACCAAGTACAGAAATGCTTTTCAACTGCAATACACCTGAGGATTTGGCTTTGGTAGATGATACTCGCTAA
- a CDS encoding SDR family oxidoreductase, with the protein MFLVTGATGQIGRRVVRLLRQQELPVRAFVRLNSRYGELEHRGAEIFIGDLRQEKDIHKACQGVQYIISTHGSDGDALALDYRANIELIDHAQAQQVRHFVFISVLGADRGYEDAPTFKAKRAVEQYLQASGLNYTIFRPAGLSSNLLSLAERFRQTRMYLLIGDPKNRTSIVSTDDLAQMVVKSVSVGGAKNQILPVGGPEILQREDVPHIFGRVFNQEPIIINPPLFVIDGFRTVLGLLNPPVQKTLGTFRTLLANEFFCTHDEIAHLESVFNLKLETLESFLRRYLAV; encoded by the coding sequence ATGTTTCTAGTCACAGGTGCAACAGGACAAATTGGGCGGAGAGTAGTCAGATTGCTGCGACAGCAGGAATTACCTGTACGCGCTTTTGTTCGGCTTAATTCTCGCTATGGAGAGTTGGAACACCGAGGCGCAGAAATTTTTATTGGTGATTTGCGCCAAGAAAAGGATATTCACAAAGCTTGTCAAGGAGTGCAGTACATCATTAGTACGCATGGTTCGGATGGCGATGCTTTAGCACTAGATTACCGCGCCAACATCGAATTAATTGACCACGCGCAAGCACAACAGGTGCGACACTTTGTCTTTATTTCGGTATTGGGTGCAGATCGTGGCTATGAAGATGCTCCCACATTCAAAGCCAAACGCGCAGTCGAACAATATCTCCAAGCGAGTGGTTTGAATTATACGATTTTTCGCCCTGCTGGATTATCATCGAATCTGCTATCACTTGCTGAACGATTTCGCCAAACACGAATGTATTTATTGATAGGCGATCCCAAAAATCGTACTTCAATTGTCAGTACAGACGATTTAGCGCAAATGGTGGTGAAGTCGGTTTCGGTTGGCGGCGCAAAAAACCAAATCTTACCCGTAGGAGGACCAGAAATTTTACAGCGTGAAGACGTTCCCCACATTTTTGGTCGCGTTTTTAATCAAGAACCAATCATTATTAATCCACCCTTATTTGTTATCGATGGTTTTCGTACTGTATTAGGGTTACTAAATCCTCCAGTTCAGAAGACTTTAGGAACTTTTCGCACTTTGCTTGCTAATGAGTTTTTCTGTACGCATGATGAAATTGCACACCTAGAGTCAGTGTTTAATTTGAAATTAGAAACTTTAGAGAGTTTTCTCCGCCGCTATTTGGCGGTTTAG
- the xth gene encoding exodeoxyribonuclease III, which translates to MQIATWNVNSIRTRQEHVVAWLQQNSVDVLCLQETKVVDADFPRSPFEQLGYHVYASGQKSYNGVAILSRSPLTDVSTGFTPILGEAIADLSELDAQKRLITGVIANVRIVNLYVPNGAAVGSDKYEYKLRWLQVLREYLRSLLVLSANICICGDFNIALEDRDLHDPAILTGHIMASELERQALREIVELGFSDAFRKFTSEAGHYSWWDYRGGAFRRNLGWRIDHHYLTQDLYKQVKSCFIDITPRKLPKPSDHAPVVVEF; encoded by the coding sequence ATGCAAATTGCCACTTGGAACGTTAATTCAATTCGGACTCGCCAAGAACACGTTGTTGCTTGGTTACAGCAAAATTCCGTTGATGTGTTGTGTTTGCAAGAAACCAAAGTTGTCGATGCAGATTTTCCGCGATCGCCTTTTGAACAACTTGGCTATCATGTCTATGCTTCTGGACAAAAATCATACAATGGTGTGGCAATTCTCAGTCGTTCGCCGTTAACAGATGTCAGTACAGGATTTACACCAATATTAGGCGAGGCGATCGCCGACTTATCCGAACTTGATGCGCAAAAACGTCTGATTACGGGGGTAATAGCAAATGTGCGGATTGTGAATCTTTATGTCCCAAATGGCGCAGCAGTTGGTAGTGATAAGTATGAATATAAATTGCGGTGGTTGCAAGTTTTACGCGAATACCTGCGATCGCTTTTAGTTTTATCCGCTAACATTTGTATCTGTGGTGACTTTAATATTGCACTCGAAGACCGCGATCTACACGATCCCGCAATTCTTACAGGGCACATTATGGCATCAGAACTTGAGCGACAAGCACTGCGTGAAATCGTAGAATTAGGCTTTAGCGATGCTTTTCGTAAATTTACTTCTGAAGCAGGACACTACAGCTGGTGGGACTATCGCGGTGGCGCTTTTCGCCGTAACCTAGGTTGGAGAATTGACCATCATTATCTCACGCAGGATCTATACAAACAAGTAAAAAGCTGCTTTATTGATATCACTCCCCGAAAGTTACCAAAACCAAGCGATCATGCTCCTGTTGTTGTCGAATTTTAG